A single region of the Chiroxiphia lanceolata isolate bChiLan1 chromosome 20, bChiLan1.pri, whole genome shotgun sequence genome encodes:
- the CLTC gene encoding clathrin heavy chain 1 isoform X1, with protein MAQILPIRFQEHLQLQNLGINPANIGFSTLTMESDKFICIREKVGEQAQVVIIDMNDPSNPIRRPISADSAIMNPASKVIALKDAGKTLQIFNIEMKSKMKAHTMTDDVTFWKWISLNTVALVTDNAVYHWSMEGESQPVKMFDRHSSLAGCQIINYRTDAKQKWLLLTGISAQQNRVVGAMQLYSVDRKVSQPIEGHAASFAQFKMEGNAEESTLFCFAVRGQAGGKLHIIEVGTPPTGNQPFPKKAVDVFFPPEAQSDFPVAMQISDKHDVVFLITKYGYIHLYDLETGTCIYMNRISGETIFVTAQHEATAGIIGVNRKGQVLSVCVEEENIIPYITNVLQNPDLALRMAVRNNLAGAEELFARKFNALFAQGNYSEAAKVAANAPKGILRTPDTIRRFQSVPAQPGQTSPLLQYFGILLDQGQLNKYESLELCRPVLQQGRKQLLEKWLKEDKLECSEELGDLVKSVDPTLALSVYLRANVPNKVIQCFAETGQVQKIVLYAKKVGYTPDWIFLLRNVMRINPDQGQQFAQMLVQDEEPLADITQIVDVFMEYNLIQQCTAFLLDALKNNRPSEGPLQTRLLEMNLMHAPQVADAILGNQMFTHYDRAHIAQLCEKAGLLQRALEHFTDLYDIKRAVVHTHLLNPEWLVNYFGSLSVEDSLECLRAMLSANIRQNLQICVQVASKYHEQLSTQSLIELFESFKSFEGLFYFLGSIVNFSQDPDVHFKYIQAACKTGQIKEVERICRESNCYDPERVKNFLKEAKLTDQLPLIIVCDRFDFVHDLVLYLYRNNLQKYIEIYVQKVNPSRLPVVIGGLLDVDCSEDVIKNLILVVRGQFSTDELVAEVEKRNRLKLLLPWLEARIHEGCEEPATHNALAKIYIDSNNNPERFLRENPYYDSRVVGKYCEKRDPHLACVAYERGQCDLELINVCNENSLFKSLSRYLVRRKDPELWASVLLESNPYRRPLIDQVVQTALSETQDPEEVSVTVKAFMTADLPNELIELLEKIVLDNSVFSEHRNLQNLLILTAIKADRTRVMEYINRLDNYDAPDIANIAISNELFEEAFAIFRKFDVNTSAVQVLIEHIGNLDRAYEFAERCNEPAVWSQLAKAQLQKGMVKEAIDSYIKADDPSSYMEVVQAANASGNWEELVKYLQMARKKARESYVETELIFALAKTNRLAELEEFINGPNNAHIQQVGDRCYDEKMYEAAKLLYNNVSNFGRLASTLVHLGEYQAAVDGARKANSTRTWKEVCFACVDGKEFRLAQMCGLHIVVHADELEELINYYQDRGYFEELITMLEAALGLERAHMGMFTELAILYSKFKPQKMREHLELFWSRVNIPKVLRAAEQAHLWAELVFLYDKYEEYDNAIITMMNHPTDAWKEGQFKDIITKVANVELYYKAVQFYLEFKPLLLNDLLMVLSPRLDHTRAVTFFTKVKQLPLVKPYLRSVQNHNNKSVNESLNNLFIIEEDYQALRTSIDAYDNFDNISLAQRLEKHELIEFRRIAAYLFKGNNRWKQSVELCKKDRLYKDAMQYASESKDTELAEELLQWFLQENKRECFGACLFTCYDLLRPDVVLETAWRHNIMDFAMPYFIQVMKEYLTKVDAIKEKVDKLDASESLRKEEEQATETQPIVYGQPQLMLTAGPSVAVPPQAPFGYGYTAPPYGQPQPGFGYSM; from the exons ATG CTGGGAAAACGCTGCAGATCTTCAACATCGAGATGAAGAGCAAGATGAAGGCTCACACCATGACAGACGATGTCACCTTCTGGAAGTGGATCTCCCTGAACACCGTGGCCCTGGTGACGGATAACGCCGTTTACCACTGGAGCATGGAGGGGGAGTCCCAGCCCGTGAAGATGTTCGACCGCCACTCCAGCCTGGCCGGCTGCCAGATCATCAACTACCGCACCGACGCCAAGCAGAAGTGGCTCCTGCTCACGGGCATCTCCGCACAG CAAAACCGTGTCGTGGGAGCAATGCAGCTGTATTCTGTAGATAGAAAAGTGTCCCAGCCCATCGAGGGACATGCAGCCAGCTTTGCACAGTTCAAGATGGAAGGAAATGCTGAAGAATCCACTCTCTTCTGTTTTGCAGTAAGAGGCCAAGCTGGGGGTAAG CTGCATATCATTGAAGTTGGCACACCTCCTACTGGGAACCAGCCCTTTCCAAAGAAAGCCGTGGATGTCTTCTTCCCTCCTGAAGCACAGAGTGACTTTCCTGTTGCCATGCAG atcAGTGACAAGCATGATGTGGTGTTTCTCATCACGAAATATGGCTACATCCACTTGTATGACCTGGAAACTGGCACCTGTATCTACATGAACAGAATCAGTGGAGAGACCATATTTGTTACTGCACAGCACGAAGCAACAGCTGGAATTATTGGAGTGAACAGAAAGGGACAA GTGCTGTCAGTGTGTGTGGAAGAGGAGAACATCATCCCCTACATCACCAACGTGCTGCAGAACCCCGACCTGGCGTTGCGGATGGCCGTGCGCAACAACCTGGCGGGGGCCGAGGAGCTCTTTGCCAGGAAATTCAATGCACTCTTTGCACAAGGGAACTATTCTGAGGCAGCAAAAGTGGCAGCCAATGCCCCAAAG GGAATCCTGCGTACTCCAGACACCATCCGCCGGTTCCAGAGCgtcccagctcagccaggacagacttcccctctgctccagtACTTTGGAATCCTGCTGGACCAGGGGCAGCTGAACAAGTACGagtccctggagctgtgcagaccagttctgcagcagggccgaaagcagctcctggagaaaTGGTTAAAAGAAGATAAG CTGGAGTGCTCGGAGGAGCTGGGAGACCTTGTGAAATCTGTAGATCCTACGCTAGCACTTAGTGTCTATCTGAGAGCCAACGTTCCAAACAAGGTCATCCAGTGTTTTGCTGAAACAGGACAAGTCCAGAAGATTGTTTTGTATGCTAAGAAg GTTGGATATACTCCAGACTGGATATTTTTGCTGAGGAATGTAATGAGAATCAACCCTGATCAAGGACAGCAGTTTGCACAAATGCTTGTTCAAGATGAAGAGCCTCTTGCAGATATAACACAG attgTGGATGTCTTTATGGAATATAATTTAATCCAGCAATGTACAGCCTTCTTGCTGGATGCACTGAAGAATAATCGCCCCTCAGAAGGTCCCCTGCAAACACGTTTACTTGAGATGAACCTCATGCACGCCCCTCAG GTTGCAGATGCCATCCTGGGAAACCAAATGTTTACTCACTACGACCGGGCTCACATAGCTCAGCTGTGTGAGAAGGCTGGTTTGCTGCAGAGAGCGCTCGAGCACTTCACGGACCTCTACGACATCAAGCGTGCGGTTGTTCACACTCACCTCCTCAACCCTGAG TGGCTAGTGAATTATTTTGGGTCCCTGTCAGTAGAAGACTCTCTGGAGTGTCTGCGTGCGATGCTGTCTGCGAACATCCGTCAGAACCTGCAGATCTGTGTCCAGGTGGCTTCAAAATACCATGAACAGCTGTCAACACAGTCACTCATTGAGCTCTTTGAGTCCTTCAAGAGCTTTGAAG gtttgttttatttcctgggCTCTATTGTAAACTTCAGCCAGGATCCAGATGTGCACTTCAAGTATATTCAAGCTGCCTGCAAGACAGGACAGATTAAAGAAGTGGAAAGAATCTGCAGGGAAAGTAACTGCTATGATCCAGAACGTGTTAAAAACTTCCTCAAG GAAGCCAAACTCACTGACCAGCTGCCTCTCATCATTGTGTGCGATCGCTTTGACTTCGTCCACGACCTGGTGCTGTATTTGTACAGAAATAATCTCCAAAAATACATTGAGATTTATGTACAGAAG GTGAATCCAAGCCGTCTGCCAGTTGTTATTGGGGGACTGCTTGATGTGGATTGCTCTGAAGATGTAATAAAGAACCTCATCCTTGTAGTAAGAGGTCAATTTTCGACTGATGAGCTTGTTGCAGAGgttgagaaaagaaacag GCTGAAGCTGCTTCTGCCCTGGCTGGAAGCAAGAATTCACGAGGGTTGTGAGGAGCCTGCGACTCACAATGCACTGGCCAAAATATACATTGATAGCAACAACAACCCCGAAAGGTTCCTGCGTGAGAATCCTTATTATGATAGTCGTGTTGTTGGCAAGTACTGTGAGAAGAGGGACCCTCACCTGGCCTGTGTGGCTTATGAGCGTGGACAGTGCGATTTGGAGCTTATTAAT GTGTGCAATGAGAACTCCCTCTTCAAGAGTCTCTCCCGATACTTAGTTCGTCGCAAAGACCCCGAGCTGTGGGCCAgtgtgctgctggagagcaaCCCTTACAGGAGACCCCTCATTGACCAG GTTGTCCAGACTGCGCTGTCGGAGACCCAGGACCCCGAGGAAGTCTCTGTTACTGTGAAGGCTTTCATGACTGCAGACCTTCCCAATGAGCTTAttgagctgctggagaaaatAGTTCTTGATAACTCCGTGTTCAGTGAGCACAG gAACCTACAGAACCTCCTCATCCTGACAGCCATCAAGGCTGACCGTACCCGTGTCATGGAGTACATCAACCGCCTGGACAACTACGATGCCCCAGACATAGCCAACATAGCCATCAGCAACGAGCTCTTCGAGGAGGCGTTTGCCATCTTCAGGAAGTTCGATGTCAACACATCAGCTGTGCAG GTGTTAATAGAGCACATTGGGAACCTGGACCGCGCGTACGAGTTCGCAGAGCGCTGCAATGAGCCCGCGGTGTGGAGCCAGCTGGCCAAGGCACAGCTCCAGAAGGGGATGGTAAAGGAAGCCATTGACTCCTACATTAAAGCAGATGATCCTTCCTCATACATGGAGGTTGTTCAAGCTGCTAATGCCAGTG GAAACTGGGAAGAGCTGGTGAAGTATCTCCAGATGGCACGTAAGAAGGCCCGGGAATCATATGTGGAAACAGAATTAATCTTTGCTCTTGCTAAAACCAACcgcctggcagagctggaagagttCATCAATGGCCCCAACAACGCACACATCCAGCAA GTGGGTGATCGCTGCTATGACGAGAAGATGTACGAGGCAGCCAAGCTGCTGTACAACAACGTGTCCAACTTCGGCCGTTTGGCCTCCACTCTGGTGCACCTCGGGGAATACCAGGCAGCCGTGGATGGGGCTCGGAAAGCAAACAGCACCCGCACGTGGAAAGAG GTCTGCTTCGCTTGCGTGGATGGGAAGGAATTCCGCCTGGCTCAGATGTGTGGGCTCCACATTGTGGTGCACGCGGATGAGTTGGAGGAGCTGATCAACTATTACCAG GATCGTGGCTACTTCGAGGAGCTGATAACTATGCTGGAAGCAGCACTTGGGCTTGAGCGAGCACACATGGGGATGTTCACAGAGCTAGCAATTCTCTACTCCAAATTCAAGCCACAGAAGATGAGGGAGCACTTGGAGCTGTTCTGGTCTAGAGTCAACATCCCCAAG GTTCTGAGAGCTGCAGAACAAGCCCATCTCTGGGCCGAACTGGTGTTCTTGTATGATAAGTATGAAGAGTATGATAATGCCATAATCACAATGATGAATCACCCAACAGATGCTTGGAAAGAAGGCCAGTTCAAAGATATCATCACTAAG GTGGCCAATGTGGAGCTGTATTACAAGGCAGTTCAATTCTATTTGGAATTTAAACCTCTCTTGCTCAATGATCTGCTGATGGTGTTGTCCCCTCGGCTTGACCACACTCGTGCTGTCACCTTCTTCACAAAG GTTAAACAGCTGCCCCTGGTTAAGCCTTACCTGCGCTCAGTCCAAAATCACAACAACAAATCAGTGAATGAATCCCTGAACAACCTCTTCATTATTGAAGAAGACTACCAG GCTCTTAGGACTTCCATAGATGCTTATGACAACTTTGACAACATCTCTCTGGCTCAGCGCTTGGAGAAACACGAGCTAATAGAGTTCCGGAGGATCGCTGCCTATCTCTTCAAGGGCAACAACCGCTGGAAGCAGAGCGTGGAACTCTGCAAGAAGGACAGGCTCTACAAG GATGCAATGCAGTATGCTTCAGAATCCAAAGacactgagctggcagaggagctgctgcagtggttCTTGCAGGAGAACAAGAGAGAATGCTTTGGTGCTTGTCTCTTCACCTGCTACGATCTCCTAAGGCCAGATGTTGTCTTGGAAACAGCGTGGAGGCACAACATTATGGACTTTGCCATGCCATACTTTATTCAGGTCATGAAGGAATACTTGACCAAG GTTGATGCAATAAAGGAAAAG GTGGACAAACTGGATGCATCAGAGTCTttgagaaaggaagaggagcaaGCTACAGAAACACAACCTATTGTTTATG GCCAGCCCCAGCTCATGCTGACAGCGGGACCCAGTGTCGCAGTTCCTCCACAAGCACCTTTTGGCTACGGCTACACTGCACCTCCCTAcgggcagccccagcctggctttgggtACAGCATGTGA
- the CLTC gene encoding clathrin heavy chain 1 isoform X3, which yields MAQILPIRFQEHLQLQNLGINPANIGFSTLTMESDKFICIREKVGEQAQVVIIDMNDPSNPIRRPISADSAIMNPASKVIALKDAGKTLQIFNIEMKSKMKAHTMTDDVTFWKWISLNTVALVTDNAVYHWSMEGESQPVKMFDRHSSLAGCQIINYRTDAKQKWLLLTGISAQQNRVVGAMQLYSVDRKVSQPIEGHAASFAQFKMEGNAEESTLFCFAVRGQAGGKLHIIEVGTPPTGNQPFPKKAVDVFFPPEAQSDFPVAMQISDKHDVVFLITKYGYIHLYDLETGTCIYMNRISGETIFVTAQHEATAGIIGVNRKGQVLSVCVEEENIIPYITNVLQNPDLALRMAVRNNLAGAEELFARKFNALFAQGNYSEAAKVAANAPKGILRTPDTIRRFQSVPAQPGQTSPLLQYFGILLDQGQLNKYESLELCRPVLQQGRKQLLEKWLKEDKLECSEELGDLVKSVDPTLALSVYLRANVPNKVIQCFAETGQVQKIVLYAKKVGYTPDWIFLLRNVMRINPDQGQQFAQMLVQDEEPLADITQIVDVFMEYNLIQQCTAFLLDALKNNRPSEGPLQTRLLEMNLMHAPQVADAILGNQMFTHYDRAHIAQLCEKAGLLQRALEHFTDLYDIKRAVVHTHLLNPEWLVNYFGSLSVEDSLECLRAMLSANIRQNLQICVQVASKYHEQLSTQSLIELFESFKSFEGLFYFLGSIVNFSQDPDVHFKYIQAACKTGQIKEVERICRESNCYDPERVKNFLKEAKLTDQLPLIIVCDRFDFVHDLVLYLYRNNLQKYIEIYVQKVNPSRLPVVIGGLLDVDCSEDVIKNLILVVRGQFSTDELVAEVEKRNRLKLLLPWLEARIHEGCEEPATHNALAKIYIDSNNNPERFLRENPYYDSRVVGKYCEKRDPHLACVAYERGQCDLELINVCNENSLFKSLSRYLVRRKDPELWASVLLESNPYRRPLIDQVVQTALSETQDPEEVSVTVKAFMTADLPNELIELLEKIVLDNSVFSEHRNLQNLLILTAIKADRTRVMEYINRLDNYDAPDIANIAISNELFEEAFAIFRKFDVNTSAVQVLIEHIGNLDRAYEFAERCNEPAVWSQLAKAQLQKGMVKEAIDSYIKADDPSSYMEVVQAANASGNWEELVKYLQMARKKARESYVETELIFALAKTNRLAELEEFINGPNNAHIQQVGDRCYDEKMYEAAKLLYNNVSNFGRLASTLVHLGEYQAAVDGARKANSTRTWKEVCFACVDGKEFRLAQMCGLHIVVHADELEELINYYQDRGYFEELITMLEAALGLERAHMGMFTELAILYSKFKPQKMREHLELFWSRVNIPKVLRAAEQAHLWAELVFLYDKYEEYDNAIITMMNHPTDAWKEGQFKDIITKVANVELYYKAVQFYLEFKPLLLNDLLMVLSPRLDHTRAVTFFTKVKQLPLVKPYLRSVQNHNNKSVNESLNNLFIIEEDYQALRTSIDAYDNFDNISLAQRLEKHELIEFRRIAAYLFKGNNRWKQSVELCKKDRLYKDAMQYASESKDTELAEELLQWFLQENKRECFGACLFTCYDLLRPDVVLETAWRHNIMDFAMPYFIQVMKEYLTKVDKLDASESLRKEEEQATETQPIVYGQPQLMLTAGPSVAVPPQAPFGYGYTAPPYGQPQPGFGYSM from the exons ATG CTGGGAAAACGCTGCAGATCTTCAACATCGAGATGAAGAGCAAGATGAAGGCTCACACCATGACAGACGATGTCACCTTCTGGAAGTGGATCTCCCTGAACACCGTGGCCCTGGTGACGGATAACGCCGTTTACCACTGGAGCATGGAGGGGGAGTCCCAGCCCGTGAAGATGTTCGACCGCCACTCCAGCCTGGCCGGCTGCCAGATCATCAACTACCGCACCGACGCCAAGCAGAAGTGGCTCCTGCTCACGGGCATCTCCGCACAG CAAAACCGTGTCGTGGGAGCAATGCAGCTGTATTCTGTAGATAGAAAAGTGTCCCAGCCCATCGAGGGACATGCAGCCAGCTTTGCACAGTTCAAGATGGAAGGAAATGCTGAAGAATCCACTCTCTTCTGTTTTGCAGTAAGAGGCCAAGCTGGGGGTAAG CTGCATATCATTGAAGTTGGCACACCTCCTACTGGGAACCAGCCCTTTCCAAAGAAAGCCGTGGATGTCTTCTTCCCTCCTGAAGCACAGAGTGACTTTCCTGTTGCCATGCAG atcAGTGACAAGCATGATGTGGTGTTTCTCATCACGAAATATGGCTACATCCACTTGTATGACCTGGAAACTGGCACCTGTATCTACATGAACAGAATCAGTGGAGAGACCATATTTGTTACTGCACAGCACGAAGCAACAGCTGGAATTATTGGAGTGAACAGAAAGGGACAA GTGCTGTCAGTGTGTGTGGAAGAGGAGAACATCATCCCCTACATCACCAACGTGCTGCAGAACCCCGACCTGGCGTTGCGGATGGCCGTGCGCAACAACCTGGCGGGGGCCGAGGAGCTCTTTGCCAGGAAATTCAATGCACTCTTTGCACAAGGGAACTATTCTGAGGCAGCAAAAGTGGCAGCCAATGCCCCAAAG GGAATCCTGCGTACTCCAGACACCATCCGCCGGTTCCAGAGCgtcccagctcagccaggacagacttcccctctgctccagtACTTTGGAATCCTGCTGGACCAGGGGCAGCTGAACAAGTACGagtccctggagctgtgcagaccagttctgcagcagggccgaaagcagctcctggagaaaTGGTTAAAAGAAGATAAG CTGGAGTGCTCGGAGGAGCTGGGAGACCTTGTGAAATCTGTAGATCCTACGCTAGCACTTAGTGTCTATCTGAGAGCCAACGTTCCAAACAAGGTCATCCAGTGTTTTGCTGAAACAGGACAAGTCCAGAAGATTGTTTTGTATGCTAAGAAg GTTGGATATACTCCAGACTGGATATTTTTGCTGAGGAATGTAATGAGAATCAACCCTGATCAAGGACAGCAGTTTGCACAAATGCTTGTTCAAGATGAAGAGCCTCTTGCAGATATAACACAG attgTGGATGTCTTTATGGAATATAATTTAATCCAGCAATGTACAGCCTTCTTGCTGGATGCACTGAAGAATAATCGCCCCTCAGAAGGTCCCCTGCAAACACGTTTACTTGAGATGAACCTCATGCACGCCCCTCAG GTTGCAGATGCCATCCTGGGAAACCAAATGTTTACTCACTACGACCGGGCTCACATAGCTCAGCTGTGTGAGAAGGCTGGTTTGCTGCAGAGAGCGCTCGAGCACTTCACGGACCTCTACGACATCAAGCGTGCGGTTGTTCACACTCACCTCCTCAACCCTGAG TGGCTAGTGAATTATTTTGGGTCCCTGTCAGTAGAAGACTCTCTGGAGTGTCTGCGTGCGATGCTGTCTGCGAACATCCGTCAGAACCTGCAGATCTGTGTCCAGGTGGCTTCAAAATACCATGAACAGCTGTCAACACAGTCACTCATTGAGCTCTTTGAGTCCTTCAAGAGCTTTGAAG gtttgttttatttcctgggCTCTATTGTAAACTTCAGCCAGGATCCAGATGTGCACTTCAAGTATATTCAAGCTGCCTGCAAGACAGGACAGATTAAAGAAGTGGAAAGAATCTGCAGGGAAAGTAACTGCTATGATCCAGAACGTGTTAAAAACTTCCTCAAG GAAGCCAAACTCACTGACCAGCTGCCTCTCATCATTGTGTGCGATCGCTTTGACTTCGTCCACGACCTGGTGCTGTATTTGTACAGAAATAATCTCCAAAAATACATTGAGATTTATGTACAGAAG GTGAATCCAAGCCGTCTGCCAGTTGTTATTGGGGGACTGCTTGATGTGGATTGCTCTGAAGATGTAATAAAGAACCTCATCCTTGTAGTAAGAGGTCAATTTTCGACTGATGAGCTTGTTGCAGAGgttgagaaaagaaacag GCTGAAGCTGCTTCTGCCCTGGCTGGAAGCAAGAATTCACGAGGGTTGTGAGGAGCCTGCGACTCACAATGCACTGGCCAAAATATACATTGATAGCAACAACAACCCCGAAAGGTTCCTGCGTGAGAATCCTTATTATGATAGTCGTGTTGTTGGCAAGTACTGTGAGAAGAGGGACCCTCACCTGGCCTGTGTGGCTTATGAGCGTGGACAGTGCGATTTGGAGCTTATTAAT GTGTGCAATGAGAACTCCCTCTTCAAGAGTCTCTCCCGATACTTAGTTCGTCGCAAAGACCCCGAGCTGTGGGCCAgtgtgctgctggagagcaaCCCTTACAGGAGACCCCTCATTGACCAG GTTGTCCAGACTGCGCTGTCGGAGACCCAGGACCCCGAGGAAGTCTCTGTTACTGTGAAGGCTTTCATGACTGCAGACCTTCCCAATGAGCTTAttgagctgctggagaaaatAGTTCTTGATAACTCCGTGTTCAGTGAGCACAG gAACCTACAGAACCTCCTCATCCTGACAGCCATCAAGGCTGACCGTACCCGTGTCATGGAGTACATCAACCGCCTGGACAACTACGATGCCCCAGACATAGCCAACATAGCCATCAGCAACGAGCTCTTCGAGGAGGCGTTTGCCATCTTCAGGAAGTTCGATGTCAACACATCAGCTGTGCAG GTGTTAATAGAGCACATTGGGAACCTGGACCGCGCGTACGAGTTCGCAGAGCGCTGCAATGAGCCCGCGGTGTGGAGCCAGCTGGCCAAGGCACAGCTCCAGAAGGGGATGGTAAAGGAAGCCATTGACTCCTACATTAAAGCAGATGATCCTTCCTCATACATGGAGGTTGTTCAAGCTGCTAATGCCAGTG GAAACTGGGAAGAGCTGGTGAAGTATCTCCAGATGGCACGTAAGAAGGCCCGGGAATCATATGTGGAAACAGAATTAATCTTTGCTCTTGCTAAAACCAACcgcctggcagagctggaagagttCATCAATGGCCCCAACAACGCACACATCCAGCAA GTGGGTGATCGCTGCTATGACGAGAAGATGTACGAGGCAGCCAAGCTGCTGTACAACAACGTGTCCAACTTCGGCCGTTTGGCCTCCACTCTGGTGCACCTCGGGGAATACCAGGCAGCCGTGGATGGGGCTCGGAAAGCAAACAGCACCCGCACGTGGAAAGAG GTCTGCTTCGCTTGCGTGGATGGGAAGGAATTCCGCCTGGCTCAGATGTGTGGGCTCCACATTGTGGTGCACGCGGATGAGTTGGAGGAGCTGATCAACTATTACCAG GATCGTGGCTACTTCGAGGAGCTGATAACTATGCTGGAAGCAGCACTTGGGCTTGAGCGAGCACACATGGGGATGTTCACAGAGCTAGCAATTCTCTACTCCAAATTCAAGCCACAGAAGATGAGGGAGCACTTGGAGCTGTTCTGGTCTAGAGTCAACATCCCCAAG GTTCTGAGAGCTGCAGAACAAGCCCATCTCTGGGCCGAACTGGTGTTCTTGTATGATAAGTATGAAGAGTATGATAATGCCATAATCACAATGATGAATCACCCAACAGATGCTTGGAAAGAAGGCCAGTTCAAAGATATCATCACTAAG GTGGCCAATGTGGAGCTGTATTACAAGGCAGTTCAATTCTATTTGGAATTTAAACCTCTCTTGCTCAATGATCTGCTGATGGTGTTGTCCCCTCGGCTTGACCACACTCGTGCTGTCACCTTCTTCACAAAG GTTAAACAGCTGCCCCTGGTTAAGCCTTACCTGCGCTCAGTCCAAAATCACAACAACAAATCAGTGAATGAATCCCTGAACAACCTCTTCATTATTGAAGAAGACTACCAG GCTCTTAGGACTTCCATAGATGCTTATGACAACTTTGACAACATCTCTCTGGCTCAGCGCTTGGAGAAACACGAGCTAATAGAGTTCCGGAGGATCGCTGCCTATCTCTTCAAGGGCAACAACCGCTGGAAGCAGAGCGTGGAACTCTGCAAGAAGGACAGGCTCTACAAG GATGCAATGCAGTATGCTTCAGAATCCAAAGacactgagctggcagaggagctgctgcagtggttCTTGCAGGAGAACAAGAGAGAATGCTTTGGTGCTTGTCTCTTCACCTGCTACGATCTCCTAAGGCCAGATGTTGTCTTGGAAACAGCGTGGAGGCACAACATTATGGACTTTGCCATGCCATACTTTATTCAGGTCATGAAGGAATACTTGACCAAG GTGGACAAACTGGATGCATCAGAGTCTttgagaaaggaagaggagcaaGCTACAGAAACACAACCTATTGTTTATG GCCAGCCCCAGCTCATGCTGACAGCGGGACCCAGTGTCGCAGTTCCTCCACAAGCACCTTTTGGCTACGGCTACACTGCACCTCCCTAcgggcagccccagcctggctttgggtACAGCATGTGA